From one Pseudomonas sp. S35 genomic stretch:
- a CDS encoding TolC family outer membrane protein: protein MRLHLLKAVPFALAASFVQAQTLPEAMQDAVENHPEIQAAINARIAADYQVREAQGGYLPKVDLLGGYGRESSDNTSTRAASNSHDWKTLNRGESTVRLQQNLFQGFGTVNEVGRQQATANSRGYALLNTSERTALTVAQVYLDVLTRREMVQLAEDNLKSHERIFDQIKLRTSRGVGRMADMDQAEARLAQAQNNLITEQTNLADANTNFLSVVGKEPDQLERPMGIVTALPASLDEARRQMIADSPVLRSAESDIAAAEKQYEAAKSTFYPRFDAVLQRSANNNIGGEEGHDNGYSAMLNMQFNLYNGGSDKASLQSKASQATQALDIRNNALRQLNEELGLAWNAYNNASQQVPIAQQYVDRSTKVRTSYQQQFSLGERTLLDLLDSENELFTAQQRLAQIKSLYVYTQYRIKADMGQLLRSQGVVAPLASVVQNDIKPSVNLPGMN from the coding sequence ATGCGTTTGCACCTTCTTAAAGCTGTGCCTTTTGCTCTAGCCGCCAGTTTCGTCCAGGCTCAGACCCTGCCCGAAGCCATGCAAGATGCTGTGGAAAACCACCCGGAGATCCAGGCCGCTATCAATGCGCGCATTGCCGCTGACTATCAGGTGAGAGAAGCCCAAGGCGGTTACCTGCCTAAAGTCGACCTGCTGGGCGGTTATGGCCGTGAAAGCTCGGACAACACCTCGACCCGTGCCGCCAGCAACAGCCATGACTGGAAAACCTTGAACCGCGGCGAGTCGACCGTGCGCCTGCAACAAAATTTGTTCCAGGGCTTTGGCACCGTCAATGAAGTCGGCCGCCAACAAGCCACTGCCAACTCCCGTGGGTATGCGCTGCTCAATACCTCCGAGCGCACCGCGCTGACCGTCGCCCAGGTGTATCTGGATGTCTTGACCCGTCGCGAGATGGTGCAACTGGCAGAAGACAACCTGAAGAGCCACGAACGCATTTTTGACCAGATCAAACTGCGCACCAGCCGTGGCGTCGGAAGAATGGCGGACATGGACCAGGCCGAAGCCCGTCTGGCCCAGGCGCAAAACAACCTGATCACCGAGCAGACCAACCTGGCTGACGCCAACACCAACTTCCTCAGCGTTGTTGGCAAAGAGCCCGACCAATTGGAACGGCCAATGGGCATCGTGACCGCCCTGCCGGCCAGCCTGGATGAAGCCCGTCGCCAGATGATTGCCGACAGCCCGGTACTGCGCTCGGCCGAATCGGACATCGCCGCTGCCGAAAAGCAGTACGAAGCCGCGAAGTCGACTTTCTACCCGCGCTTTGATGCGGTGCTGCAACGCTCGGCCAACAACAACATCGGCGGCGAAGAAGGCCATGACAATGGCTATTCCGCCATGTTGAACATGCAGTTCAACCTGTATAACGGCGGCAGCGATAAAGCCAGCCTGCAGTCCAAGGCTTCCCAGGCCACCCAGGCGCTGGATATCCGCAACAACGCCCTGCGCCAGCTGAACGAAGAACTGGGCCTGGCGTGGAACGCCTACAACAACGCCAGCCAGCAGGTGCCAATCGCGCAGCAGTACGTGGACCGCAGCACCAAAGTGCGCACCTCGTACCAGCAGCAGTTCAGCCTCGGTGAGCGTACACTGCTCGACTTGCTCGACAGCGAGAACGAACTGTTCACCGCTCAGCAGCGTTTGGCACAGATCAAAAGCCTCTACGTTTACACCCAGTAC